CTGATACAATGAGTTTCATctcattttgattttatcaatttaatttaatttgaagaaGCGTCATATTTTGTTTCAGAACTGATTTTAGACTAGAATACTAATCTGATTTCAATTTCTCACGTCGCAATAAATATCTCAACTTTAAACAGGAAATcccgtatttttttatgaaagaatcgcgtgaatattttttatgataatacaacgcgtttatataaaaatgttcctCGTTACTCATTCCCATAATGTCACATAAATTAAACGATATATTAACCacgtgatttataaaattatgatgagACATTAATGAATCATTTCTGTCGCTCAAAAATGACATACCGTTTATCtgcagtataaatatataagcgaCATGATTATTTTAGGTTCTCATCGCATCACAATAGATATTTGcgataattcatataattgtcCAAGAAGATCGTACAAAAGGGCATACAATGATGTGCCCATTTAGAGGCAAGCGTCTGCCATGCATGTGCATGGAATTACGTGCTCGATTgctgataaattttgaatggcaagctatttgatataattaaccAATCAGTATTGTACCATCAATAACTTACGAGTCATTCATCTTTATATGTCGCAAAAATCTaatgtttcttattatatatgatttatatttaaatgtaaagtcCTATCCAACCGGAAAATCTTaatgattttcaattttaatgatttgacaaatttaaaaattatctttttttttttaaattatacaattaaaatattgatatattacaaGGGGATTGTAAGCgatcaaaaaatgataaacttCTTTTGGAAACTGAACACTTTGAAAAGTgtccaattaaattttatttaatttaaaattaatatataataaataaaatttataaaaaaatgcgattaaatagcgaaataaattttattttctcaaatttacatcaattattgttccagaattttaattagaaatttaggcaacaagaaatattttatgtcgaGTATCGAGAAGTCGTGCTTTTAAAGATGATAAGTTCGTCATCATCGCCACCTGTGtggaacttttttttttttgctgcatgtatctcttttaattttttttttgtttgatacCATTAATCATATgtttatcagaaatatataagataattgcGTGTTTATCAACCATCgtattagttatataaattgctaCAGATTATTTCTACAATTACGATTTGTTAGAAGAacgatatgcaaaaaatataaaaaagacttTATCTAGGAGATCCCCTCTACTCAATAACATCGGTTTTGCGTGATAAACATAATCGCGATGAGCTATGAGTCAAATCATTACCtgtttaaagttaaaatgatGTGGATGAAACTCGATGTGAAATACTACGATACGAGTAGCTGAGTTATGATTTTGAATTTAGCAAGTCATTTATCGGGATTTTCAATGAATTCGCTTACTATAATTAGaagatataagatttatatatttataataacgactagttttaatatgtttaaaatattaatacattaaaattagcCGTATTTCCACACATAtagcgatataataaaaatttataacaaatatttctcaaaaatgtttacgttgcatttaattataaaataattttttttttaattcactctatttttaatagcaGATTTATGTTAAAGCTCATTATGTTAAATTGCACATTGCATTATTTGCAGGTCTTGCATGATTGCGCAAAGGCAAGGAGGGAAGTCGAGCTTCACTGGAGGGCATCTAACTGTAGGCATATAGTTCAAGTAAAAGATGTATATGAAAATTCTTACAGTGGAAATAAATGCCTACTAGTAGTTATGGAATGGTACATAATTAATACTCTCTTTTAATGTCTGATTGCGATtgtttactataattattcaatttatattcttttttatagtatGGAAGGCGGAGAGCTATTCCAAAGGATACAAGATAGACAAGACGGTGCCTTTACTGAAAGAGGTATAGCTTggcattttaaatttgttaaatttgctatttttaaaaactatataaattgtatgtttTTTGCAGAAGCTGCGCAAGTGATGTACGAGATTTGCGTCGCGGTAAAACACTTACACGACATGAATATCACTCATAGAGATCTAAAACCTgagaatcttttatattctaaaccaggtaaattatatattttttaaaatattacttagattttaaatatttgttttttcaaaatgtaataacTTGAAAACATTATTAGCTCATATTTTATAAGCTTAAAGAGAGTTGATCATATGTTATCTGTAGACCttgaaaagttataattgcaaagattgcttttatgataattttatctatatatactttcCAAAAGACTAACAGACACATATTGTCGCACACAAATGAATTatgtattgttattgttatgttatatattgatttccaGATAACACTGGAATTCTGAAACTCACCGACTTTGGATTTGCCAAAGAAACACATTTAAAGGACACGTTACAGACGCCATGTTATACACCTTATTATGTTGGTAAGTTTATACGTTTTATTATGCAAGTACACATATCCGTGTGTTTAAAACTAAAGTTAATaattcgtttttattattttatttttagctccGGAAGTTTTAGGACCAGAAAAATATGACAAGAGTTGTGATATTTGGTCCTTGGGAGtaatcatgtatatattgtgAGTATACATTTCtatgttttcatatatatgttttacatatgtttgatattatacatttaacagCATTCTCAATacttaatagtttttattgcttctttatgcattataattgaaaatatatattacgacgATGCATTTGTAatgttatcataatttttagattgtgCGGCTTCCCACCATTCTATAGTAATCACGGATTGGCGATTTCTCCCGGAATGAAAAAAAGGATCCGATTAGGACAATACGATTTTCCATATCCAGAATGGGCGAATGTAAGCCAGGAAGCGAAGAATCTTATTAAGGGTATGCTGTGTATCGATCCTGCGGAAAGATTACAGATCAACGATGTGATGCGTAACAATTGGATCGCCGTAAGAATACACattctacaatatatacataacttcacatatattttctttatattttttcaagatatatgttttttttcttctgttcAGAAATATACGGAAGTGCCTGCTACTCCCTTACACACCGGACGTGTTTTACGCGAGGGGGAGGAAATGTGGCCCGAAGTACAGGAGGAGATGACGCGATCATTGGCGACAATGCGTGTCGATTACGATACAGCATGTTTGAAGCAACTTGATCATACCAACAATCCTCTGCTGAATAAACGGCGACGCGCGAAACAGTCCGCGAACAGTGCGACGGTCCCGCCGGCTGCCAGTCCTACACCTGCATCCTAGGAAGAGGATAGTGCCAGAACCAGACGGAACTGGACCCTTTTTCTACGAAGATGTGTCAGATACAGCATGGTCGTAATGAGGATCATTCTCTGACTGTTGCATTTTACGAAGCGAAAATAATTCcggaatagaatagaataatattgaaaggcacttaaatcatatattgcaCGCACTTTAATATCGCTTATTAGCGTTTGATCTATTGAGAGTGAGAAacggaattttattaaaccaaAAACAATAAAACGTGCAACAAAGACAATATTGTCCCAAcgaatataagtataaatgcGATGTCTTTTTAATTACCGAACGATATCACAATCATTCTTGGCTGGAAaagattcatttaaaaatattctgtgagagaaatattaatctacTATAGGATTGAgctatatacacatatatgtggaCAAAAGGTAAACATTATGTTATCAAGTATTAATATCATGTTTGTTATTATCTCGATTTttgttagaaattaataattaccatTATTTGAATGTGTAATGACCTTTAGAGGCATTAAAAGAAAGTTGGCCGAGTCACTGAATGGTATTGCTGAATGTGTCTTCTCACTCAAATTCTAAAACTTGATAGATTATAGTCAAGAAAACATCTAATaatgaaacttaaaaaatattctttttttcctcaatAAAACCTATCTTATTCCTCCATCACATAtccatttaaaagaaagaattaaagaattatagcTTTGAAAGagtcaagaaatatattttttcaagagttaattatatatttcttcaacaACTGAGTTActcaaaaatcaataaatggtAATTGCCTCTTtcgatcttattttatatgtaaacatacatatatattctaaaatagatGGCGActgttaaaaaaagtttgttttaatcgaaattatataaaatctttgtacaaaaatataaatataataataattattattttatttatatactattaagACTATAACTAGAGGGAGATAGTTGTATACATACTTATCAatcattctaaaaaatttacttgctGCCAGTGTATAATCAAATACGCAATGTctgtatttttcattgaatttttaaaacataattaggatattttttacgtaatattGTACTATCTTCTGCCCGTCCATagctcattttatataaatatgtgcataaattttcataattactcACACACATATTGATtcacaagaattttttatttgatcttttttatactgatacaattaatttaagcattagtgaaatttaattatttgtattccaATATCTATCACatctttaacatatatatgtttaattatgcatatatttgaacTCTATTTGGaactaattacaaaatatgtttgaGAGAGAGGCTgactatattttaatgatttaaatctGCTCTTCATTTAAATCacgaatatcatattttagtCAAAAATAATCGAATGCTATAAAACAAAGtagatttaacataatattttagtattacatcattaaaaataataaatgtggaagttgtatatatatttacttaatatcATTGCGTCTCTACGATTGTATAGAAGAATCATTAGAAATTCAgaagatttaaaagatttaaaaaatggaatcTATAAATTTAGTCAACGAATTTTCAGTATCTTAAATACACAACGTGATATTTatctatcaattataatacaattaataactgGTAAATTAGGcgagaaaatggaaaaatttcaCGTGcctataatttgaattaaaatcaaattgtcATATTGTTATGAATACATTCtagaatatttgtgcaataattgtcaataaaatatatagtattgcGCAAAGAGAgtaacttataatatttttaaaggggAGTCATTTTTGGGATATATACCAACATGATAtagatgtatgtgtatgtgagagatatatatttatagaaaacttaTAGGAAGAATTATTCGAAAActtcaaattcaaatatattatatggataatataagtttttaattgaaagataGATGAATAGAGTATACAGTTCCTCGTGTTCTATATTGatcaagtaaattatattcgtaATAACGAAATAGCGTGCGCGCAATCCACATACATGCTAGTTCAATTTGGACAGTTATATAAATGAGTTTAGTAACaagatatctttataataagtCAAAGATTCGATCtgcatttacaaaaaaaaaaagaaaaaagattgacaataattaaatattctttcagaTCATCATTACTTAATTACTTGTCCAATTGcagttttttatatcatagtgataaaattatgtatttttaacatgTGACGACGTTGCAGATTTCCATAGGCTataacgtttatatatataattacaaataatgttatttggttaatgtcattaaaattacagaaaataatttatatctatattttaatatttttttaattatttattcttttgtcgCGAAATTTATTCGTTCAACATGAttgtaattatactttttattttcgattactaaaaaacaaaaataatgtttcatgagaaattatttatgtattctaTTCGTTTTGATTACATCTGAGgcaaattataaaacgtaACATGATTTATGAATTGTTGAATTAGATATTTActtcgtaaatatatatgatatattcaaaTGAAATATGAGCTTAGACTTTTATGAAACAACGACTATGCGTTTTAGttgattcatatataatttctattttaagagTTCAATTATCAAAtgcgttaataattattacttatttaatattcattgttaaatatatcttatataaacatatactttgaaataaatcattcaaATAAATCTAAGAAATGCTTTAATGTGTTTTATAGTACTTAGTCCAATTAGGAATGGACAAAAATTGTGCGAAATAATTTACTATCAATTTCATTTAAGATTGTATGTTCAAGAAACTATTGTATTGCGTAGATTTACAATtatgtattacatacatatgtgaCTGTCGATAGAAAGCACATCTATGTTTCATTATaaactgttttaaaaaatacaaaaggaACACAATCAAGTttcagtatgtatatataagtagtTTACACAACgctcgagatatttttttgcgtgtgttataataatttcgataCTATAATCtatattgctattataataaaaatataaatgatgagaattgaaataatatttagtatatatgtataaacaagaACTTACCGAACAATAATAAAGAGTAGAtgtgcaaatataaaacatcTGTCAATTTATCAGATGATCACATGCAAAATGAATGCGCCAATTAAGCGtcacgaatatttttaacaattacataaatagtacgttataaattattaaaaatatatagatttttttttttttgtttgtgcaTACGAAAGCCAtccgtatttaattttttcttttttttattataaatttttcacagtAAATTTTCAATGTCATACAAGGAGATACCTCAAGTGTCATTAATAAGTTTACAGGcttctctttaattaaatttatcaattgaaaaaaatgaaaacaattttctccataatcatgaaaatttatcataatttaatttctcacatATCGTccactctttctttctctctccatttcactttaatttattaacataaactATAGATACACAGTGGGCAaagatttttcattcaattgtatcaaattttatatatactaataatgTAACTATGTCCTGTTACATGGTATTATATATCCATAaagaagtaatttatatatccctAATTTGATGTGTTATGTATTTGAATagtaattcaaatataatataatagtaattctATCATAGATGCTTGTGATACTAAtaaaacacattattttttcacagcTTCACAgacaaaatttctatttttttatctattatatataattaattaaagaattcaaattataatttctttgagttatataatattggtaATAGTatgcattatgtatatatgctacAGCCAATTCGCGgatattgtacaattaatgcaaaaagtattataatccACTATGCTCTAAAAGTTTatctaaaagtttatatatcaaatgccaaactatatatatattctttaattacaaCTCACTGGGCCCCggaagtaaaatatttctctgtatACAAAGTTTACAAATCGCCCAAATGGTAAAATGAAACATTCATTCAAAAAGACACAATGTGATATCTAAGAATTTGCTAAGAGCTATTGGAATGTAGAGGAATCACGAACTTAGGTCCAAATGGCGATTTATACGTGATGCCGACATCGGAATATACCTTATTTGGCAATGCGAGATTGCACAGATACAATCTACCATTATCAACACTGTGCGACAATGGTAGAGCACCCAATAGACTGAATTTACTAAGAATACCGGGTGTACCTGTCGCCGGTGGTTCGATAGCGAGTACGGGTGCGCGGTTGCTATTTGCCCACCTGGCTATCGGTGTGATTACCTTCGGTGAATCCTCGTCGCAGAGTGCCACGAGTATCAGATCTACCAGCGATGGCAGATTCTTTACTTTAGTCTCTACTTTGTTCTCTGTTAATCTGTACAATGACAGCTCCTGCAAAAGAAACACGTCCTCCGCGTTTTCCACGAACACGATCGTTTTGACACCGTGACTAGACAATTGTCGAGCGCAGTTGATACCTGCGGCGCCAGAACGATGTGGTCCGCACAACGCGACCACAGTTGGCCACTGATGTGCGTTGTTCGGATTTAGTCGATGACTTCCACCCAATAATTGGAGAATAAGATCAGCACCGGCACGACCGAGAAGTTCAACCTATCGAAGAGAAcattgattgaaatatttaataaagatataattaaaaaaaagctatatatatatatatatatatatatatatatatatatatatatatatgtgcgtgtatgAACAGGTGTAAGCGAATATGATATCAGTCACTTAAAAATCTCcactttatattgtaataacttttttatcaaagtaaaTCAAAGTAACGTcctatcaatatatatttatttagatatatagtgttacaaaagtaaatttgtttcatttttatagaatttttctagttatatattcaattatatgaaaaaaaataattaaaaatatcgatacaaACCCTACGTTCCCAACTTATTCCCAGTCTATCTGCTGCACCTATCAACTGTCGATGAAGATTAAGAGTGATGCTAGGAATTACTAAACCGTTATCTGTAACATATTCCTTTTCATTAGGGCAAGGCACCACAATCTGTCTGAGCACTGTAGGTTCGGATACGAGAATGTTCTCATCGGGTCGATAGATAGCTGTAGTACCCCGGTTGCTTTCTGACTGTCTAACAATATCTGGTTTTAAAGAGTTTATTTCTTGCCATACAGCCTGTatgataaatcataattacagTAAGATAATCACAagcaatattacatatttcaaattctctctcagatatattataaaataaatcaaataatctttaaatagtaaaataaattccaaCCTCTTTATTGAACAATGCTAAgttcttttcaaaatcaaaGTCTTGCTGTAAAGATTGATCAATTGGGGTACCAAAAGTATGCTCGTCTCTTTCCAGCGCTCTTTGCTTATGAGTTAATCTTTTGGAAAtagatttattgttagaagcaaaattatatatattttcgactgcaaaatttaaaaaatgttatgttgATATAATCACACTTAGATGtgcatacataaatacataaattatacatcaATGTACCTGGAGCAATCTTCCCATTTGGAGTTTGCTCCATTTGCTGCTGGTTAGGCTCAAcaggtttttttaaatttacttgtGGTGGACAACTTGTCGCTTGCAGTACAGGAACACATTCTGAAATAGATCGCCCAGCCCTTTTCGCAATTGGCCTCTTCACAATTACCTTACTCTGTAATTGCATATCATTCACATTAGTTCCTGATTCTTCTGTCGATATAATCTCGAGCTTTTGTATATCCTTTACActgcaagaataaaaataattatatttaatataaatatttgtgttaactaata
This sequence is a window from Cataglyphis hispanica isolate Lineage 1 chromosome 17, ULB_Chis1_1.0, whole genome shotgun sequence. Protein-coding genes within it:
- the LOC126855752 gene encoding MAP kinase-activated protein kinase 2 isoform X1 translates to MPKSATKWKFWRKSKRAVLEENDQKESKRKRSESPVVVTQVIRQNYDQISEQETEEIKTRRTMEHPLNNRDRLSPKVTPITDDYEISNHVLGLGINGKVVQCYDRNTRQKYALKVLHDCAKARREVELHWRASNCRHIVQVKDVYENSYSGNKCLLVVMECMEGGELFQRIQDRQDGAFTEREAAQVMYEICVAVKHLHDMNITHRDLKPENLLYSKPDNTGILKLTDFGFAKETHLKDTLQTPCYTPYYVAPEVLGPEKYDKSCDIWSLGVIMYILLCGFPPFYSNHGLAISPGMKKRIRLGQYDFPYPEWANVSQEAKNLIKGMLCIDPAERLQINDVMRNNWIAKYTEVPATPLHTGRVLREGEEMWPEVQEEMTRSLATMRVDYDTACLKQLDHTNNPLLNKRRRAKQSANSATVPPAASPTPAS
- the LOC126855752 gene encoding MAP kinase-activated protein kinase 2 isoform X2, producing the protein MEHPLNNRDRLSPKVTPITDDYEISNHVLGLGINGKVVQCYDRNTRQKYALKVLHDCAKARREVELHWRASNCRHIVQVKDVYENSYSGNKCLLVVMECMEGGELFQRIQDRQDGAFTEREAAQVMYEICVAVKHLHDMNITHRDLKPENLLYSKPDNTGILKLTDFGFAKETHLKDTLQTPCYTPYYVAPEVLGPEKYDKSCDIWSLGVIMYILLCGFPPFYSNHGLAISPGMKKRIRLGQYDFPYPEWANVSQEAKNLIKGMLCIDPAERLQINDVMRNNWIAKYTEVPATPLHTGRVLREGEEMWPEVQEEMTRSLATMRVDYDTACLKQLDHTNNPLLNKRRRAKQSANSATVPPAASPTPAS
- the LOC126855751 gene encoding enhancer of mRNA-decapping protein 3, whose protein sequence is MSEQFLGCTVSVKCIDDLIYQGKIIDLNKNSLTLAKAFCNGIPHTSSIVNLSVKDIQKLEIISTEESGTNVNDMQLQSKVIVKRPIAKRAGRSISECVPVLQATSCPPQVNLKKPVEPNQQQMEQTPNGKIAPVENIYNFASNNKSISKRLTHKQRALERDEHTFGTPIDQSLQQDFDFEKNLALFNKEAVWQEINSLKPDIVRQSESNRGTTAIYRPDENILVSEPTVLRQIVVPCPNEKEYVTDNGLVIPSITLNLHRQLIGAADRLGISWERRVELLGRAGADLILQLLGGSHRLNPNNAHQWPTVVALCGPHRSGAAGINCARQLSSHGVKTIVFVENAEDVFLLQELSLYRLTENKVETKVKNLPSLVDLILVALCDEDSPKVITPIARWANSNRAPVLAIEPPATGTPGILSKFSLLGALPLSHSVDNGRLYLCNLALPNKVYSDVGITYKSPFGPKFVIPLHSNSS